Proteins encoded by one window of Cyclobacteriaceae bacterium:
- a CDS encoding ChaN family lipoprotein, producing the protein MKYFVLIFLFLNFCFESSFAQEKQAFKLFNKEGKSADYQKMITELAKADVVLFGEMHDNSINHWLELQVAKDLYAINPKLTLGFEMFEADNQLVLNEYLTGVIEERHLLSEAKVWDNYKNDYKPLIEFCKAQKLNAIATNVPRRYANLVYRKGIEALTTLPEEARQNIAPLPIEIDLELPGYKNMISSMGGHGGPGSGENMARSQAVKDATMAHFIIQNMKEGVFIHYHGAYHSQNFEGIYHYLKKAKPSLKIVTIHPVSQDAIDKLNDENKNTADYIIAIPADMTKTY; encoded by the coding sequence ATGAAGTATTTTGTTCTCATTTTTCTGTTTCTCAATTTTTGTTTTGAATCCTCATTCGCCCAGGAAAAACAGGCATTCAAATTATTTAACAAAGAAGGCAAGTCGGCTGACTACCAAAAAATGATTACCGAGTTGGCAAAAGCCGATGTGGTATTGTTTGGTGAAATGCACGACAATTCCATTAACCATTGGCTTGAACTGCAAGTGGCCAAGGATTTGTACGCGATTAATCCAAAACTTACCCTTGGCTTTGAAATGTTTGAAGCCGACAATCAGTTGGTGCTGAACGAATACCTGACCGGTGTGATTGAAGAGCGGCATTTATTGAGTGAGGCCAAAGTTTGGGATAACTACAAAAACGACTACAAGCCTTTGATTGAATTTTGTAAAGCGCAAAAGTTAAATGCCATTGCCACCAATGTACCGAGACGTTATGCTAATCTTGTTTATCGCAAAGGGATTGAGGCGCTGACTACGCTTCCGGAGGAGGCCCGCCAAAACATTGCGCCTCTTCCCATTGAAATCGATCTGGAATTACCGGGATATAAAAATATGATTTCATCCATGGGCGGACATGGCGGCCCGGGAAGCGGAGAGAACATGGCCCGATCGCAAGCCGTGAAGGATGCTACCATGGCACATTTTATCATTCAGAATATGAAGGAAGGTGTCTTCATTCATTACCATGGCGCTTATCACTCCCAAAATTTTGAGGGGATCTACCATTACCTGAAGAAGGCAAAACCTTCATTGAAGATAGTGACCATTCATCCGGTTAGTCAGGATGCGATAGACAAACTAAATGATGAAAACAAAAACACAGCCGACTACATCATTGCGATTCCGGCTGATATGACAAAAACCTATTGA
- the folB gene encoding dihydroneopterin aldolase has translation MTGRVALEGLEFHAFHGVYPHERESGNWFEVDIAVETDFSAAAFEDDLSGTVNYETLFAIVKEEMDKPSKLLETVAGKIIDDILQELPVVHSVDIKISKVNPPIGGKCKRATVQVFKKR, from the coding sequence ATGACCGGACGTGTTGCGCTTGAAGGTCTGGAGTTCCATGCGTTTCATGGCGTTTACCCGCATGAGCGTGAATCCGGAAACTGGTTTGAAGTAGATATTGCCGTTGAAACGGATTTTTCGGCTGCAGCCTTTGAGGATGATTTGTCGGGTACGGTTAACTATGAAACCCTGTTTGCTATTGTTAAGGAAGAGATGGATAAACCTTCCAAGCTCCTTGAAACAGTAGCCGGTAAAATCATTGATGATATTTTACAAGAACTTCCCGTTGTTCATTCAGTTGACATTAAAATCTCCAAGGTAAACCCTCCCATTGGTGGCAAGTGTAAGCGAGCCACTGTTCAGGTTTTTAAAAAGCGATAA